The following proteins are encoded in a genomic region of Xanthomonas citri pv. mangiferaeindicae:
- a CDS encoding EscT/YscT/HrcT family type III secretion system export apparatus protein, with amino-acid sequence MFDFAQNPLLALALTLPRVAGAFLMLPLLTTETVPAMVRNSFMVSLAIVAIPIALAGTPPIEAAGTAHWSAIVLKETFIGISIGFCYGIVFWAISSAGVIIDTQVGMSMAQIFDPIQGHQTSLHGEFLSQLSSWLFMASGAFLVFLDLLMTSYTVWPVMSFFPDIRLSGMALFVGQFSYLMTAMLLLAAPAMVILLVIDLSFGLVNRYAPQLNVFALTMPIKAWLATAIILLMLGVFVEIVMRRLVDNSGLVNALKSAFGG; translated from the coding sequence ATGTTCGACTTCGCGCAGAACCCGCTGCTGGCGCTCGCGCTGACGCTGCCGCGCGTGGCCGGGGCGTTTTTGATGCTGCCGCTGCTGACCACCGAAACGGTGCCGGCGATGGTGCGCAACAGCTTCATGGTCAGCCTGGCGATCGTGGCGATCCCGATCGCGCTGGCTGGGACGCCGCCGATCGAGGCCGCTGGCACCGCGCACTGGTCGGCGATCGTGCTCAAAGAAACCTTCATCGGCATCTCGATCGGGTTCTGCTACGGCATCGTGTTCTGGGCGATCAGCTCGGCCGGCGTGATCATCGACACCCAGGTGGGCATGTCGATGGCGCAGATCTTCGATCCGATCCAGGGCCACCAGACCTCGCTGCATGGCGAGTTCCTGTCGCAGCTCTCGTCGTGGCTGTTCATGGCCAGCGGCGCATTCCTGGTGTTCCTCGACCTGCTGATGACCAGCTACACGGTGTGGCCGGTCATGAGTTTCTTCCCCGACATCCGGCTCAGCGGCATGGCCTTGTTCGTCGGGCAGTTCAGTTATCTGATGACAGCGATGCTGCTGCTCGCAGCCCCGGCGATGGTGATCCTGCTGGTCATCGACCTGTCGTTCGGCCTGGTCAACCGCTACGCGCCGCAGCTCAACGTGTTCGCGCTGACGATGCCGATCAAGGCGTGGCTGGCGACGGCGATCATCCTGCTGATGCTCGGCGTGTTCGTCGAGATCGTGATGCGCCGGCTGGTCGACAACAGCGGACTGGTGAACGCCTTGAAGAGCGCGTTCGGCGGCTAG
- a CDS encoding glycerol-3-phosphate 1-O-acyltransferase, which yields MPTAAAPEPAAAPADAGARAAHEAPQADAASPAQAADAPPATDTRTPLVPRPAATPRRAARRPWWAGLLDRLLRPWIGLKVEPQAPETLVDHRPVCYVLEDYGLSNALILERACRDAGLPSPLQPLPGDPLGRKRAYVALSRRNAGSALALAAGKPPSKSTHSESLSRLLEAHRLDPTLDVQVVPVSIFVGRSPDKANGWFSVLFSENWTIVGRFRRLLSILLNGRDTLVRFAEPVAVRPLLDEDLGAERTVRKLSRVLRTHFNRMREAIIGPDLSTRRLLVDKVLAAPSVKDAIADQARRDNSRPEDAWKKAHAYAYEIAADYSHPLVRSASFLLTTVWNRIFRGVLVHHLDRFKEAAPGHEIVYVPSHRSHMDYLLLSYLLYGRGIVPPHIFAGVNLNLPVIGTLLRKGGAFFARRSFRGNALYSAVFSEYMAQLVGGGYSIEYFIEGGRSRTGRLLPPKGGALAMTLRAYLREPRKPVLFQPVYIGYEKLMEGSSYLDELSGKAKKKESIWRLLWGIPQVLRSNYGQVVVNFGEPIHLNAVLAELAPDWDGRAVPEDAKPAWLASTIDVLAQRIHVNINRAADVNPINLLSLALLSTPKHAMGEADLLAQIALSKQLLDDVPYSDRVTLTPHTPAEIVAHGEEIGVLERVAHPLGDVLRVGDDEQAVLLTYFRNNVLHLYTASAWIACCFLHNRRMSRHTLLRLGRTMYPFLQAELFLPWTEDVFADRIERTLATFVREGLLEPLADDHDGDPVYARNAGQSDEVFRLRALSHPLQQAFERYYIAISVLAKNGPGTLGAGELEGLCQLAAQRLSLLYAPAAPEFFDKSLFRGFIQKLRELGLVRLDGNSKLVFDERLTALAKDAKVILGRELRHSIEKVSPEAVRAEPAPPAAAAD from the coding sequence GTGCCCACCGCCGCGGCGCCGGAACCCGCCGCAGCACCGGCCGACGCAGGCGCTCGCGCCGCGCACGAGGCCCCCCAGGCGGACGCTGCGAGCCCGGCGCAGGCCGCCGATGCGCCCCCTGCCACCGACACGCGTACGCCTCTCGTGCCGCGCCCAGCGGCCACGCCCCGCCGCGCCGCACGCAGGCCATGGTGGGCCGGCCTGCTCGACCGGCTCCTGCGCCCCTGGATCGGGCTGAAGGTCGAACCCCAGGCCCCGGAGACGCTGGTCGACCACCGCCCGGTCTGTTACGTGCTCGAGGACTACGGCCTGTCGAACGCGCTGATTCTCGAGCGCGCCTGCCGCGACGCCGGCCTGCCGTCGCCGCTGCAGCCGCTGCCCGGCGATCCGCTGGGGCGCAAGCGCGCCTACGTCGCGCTGTCGCGGCGCAATGCCGGTAGTGCGCTGGCGCTGGCGGCCGGCAAGCCGCCATCGAAATCGACGCATTCCGAATCGCTCTCGCGCCTGCTCGAAGCGCACCGGCTCGATCCCACGCTCGACGTGCAGGTGGTGCCAGTCTCGATCTTCGTCGGTCGCTCGCCCGACAAGGCCAACGGCTGGTTCTCGGTGCTGTTCTCGGAGAACTGGACGATCGTCGGCCGTTTCCGCCGCTTGCTGTCGATCCTGCTCAACGGCCGCGACACGCTGGTGCGCTTCGCCGAGCCGGTCGCAGTGCGGCCGCTGCTCGACGAGGACCTGGGCGCCGAACGCACGGTGCGCAAGCTCTCGCGCGTGCTGCGCACGCACTTCAACCGCATGCGCGAGGCCATCATCGGCCCCGATCTGTCGACCCGCCGGCTGCTGGTCGACAAGGTGCTCGCCGCGCCGTCGGTCAAGGACGCGATCGCCGACCAGGCGCGACGCGACAACAGCCGGCCGGAGGATGCCTGGAAGAAGGCGCACGCCTACGCCTACGAGATCGCCGCCGACTACTCGCACCCGCTGGTGCGTTCGGCCAGCTTCCTGCTGACTACGGTGTGGAACCGGATCTTCCGCGGCGTGCTGGTCCACCACCTGGACCGCTTCAAGGAAGCCGCGCCCGGGCACGAGATCGTCTACGTGCCCAGCCACCGCAGCCACATGGACTACCTGCTGCTGTCGTACCTGCTCTACGGCCGCGGCATCGTGCCGCCGCACATCTTCGCCGGCGTCAATCTCAACCTGCCGGTGATCGGCACACTGCTGCGCAAGGGCGGCGCGTTCTTCGCCCGGCGCAGCTTCCGCGGCAATGCGCTGTATTCGGCGGTGTTCTCCGAATACATGGCGCAGCTGGTCGGCGGCGGCTATTCGATCGAGTACTTCATCGAGGGCGGTCGCTCGCGCACCGGCCGGCTGCTGCCGCCCAAGGGCGGCGCGCTGGCGATGACCCTGCGCGCCTATCTGCGCGAGCCGCGCAAGCCGGTGCTGTTCCAGCCGGTGTACATCGGCTACGAAAAGCTGATGGAGGGCAGCAGCTACCTCGACGAGCTGTCGGGCAAGGCCAAGAAGAAGGAATCGATCTGGCGCTTGCTGTGGGGCATTCCGCAGGTGCTGCGCAGCAACTACGGCCAGGTGGTGGTGAACTTCGGCGAGCCGATCCACCTCAATGCGGTGCTCGCCGAACTGGCGCCCGACTGGGACGGCCGCGCCGTGCCCGAGGACGCCAAGCCGGCGTGGCTTGCGAGCACGATCGACGTGCTGGCCCAGCGCATCCACGTCAACATCAACCGCGCAGCCGACGTCAATCCGATCAACCTGCTCTCGCTCGCACTGCTGTCCACACCCAAGCATGCGATGGGCGAAGCCGACCTGCTGGCGCAGATCGCGCTGTCCAAGCAGTTGCTCGACGACGTGCCGTATTCGGATCGGGTCACGCTGACGCCGCACACCCCGGCGGAGATCGTCGCCCACGGCGAGGAGATCGGCGTGCTCGAACGCGTCGCCCACCCGCTGGGCGATGTGCTGCGGGTCGGCGACGACGAGCAGGCGGTGCTGCTGACCTACTTCCGCAACAACGTGCTGCACCTGTACACCGCCTCGGCGTGGATCGCCTGCTGCTTTCTGCACAACCGCCGCATGAGCCGGCACACGCTGCTGCGGCTGGGTCGTACGATGTATCCGTTCCTGCAGGCCGAGCTGTTCCTGCCTTGGACCGAGGACGTCTTCGCCGACCGGATCGAACGCACCTTGGCCACCTTCGTGCGCGAGGGACTGCTCGAACCGCTCGCCGACGACCATGACGGCGATCCGGTCTACGCCCGCAACGCCGGACAGAGCGACGAAGTGTTCCGGCTGCGTGCGCTCAGCCACCCGCTGCAGCAGGCATTCGAGCGCTACTACATCGCGATCTCGGTGCTGGCCAAGAACGGTCCGGGCACGCTGGGCGCCGGCGAACTCGAGGGCCTGTGCCAGTTGGCCGCGCAGCGCCTGTCGCTGCTCTACGCGCCGGCCGCACCGGAGTTCTTCGACAAATCGCTGTTCCGCGGCTTCATCCAGAAGCTGCGCGAACTGGGCCTCGTCCGGCTCGACGGCAACAGCAAGCTGGTGTTCGACGAGCGTCTGACCGCACTGGCCAAGGACGCGAAGGTGATCCTGGGCCGCGAGCTGCGGCATTCGATCGAGAAAGTCAGCCCCGAAGCAGTGCGCGCCGAACCGGCACCGCCGGCCGCCGCAGCCGATTAA
- a CDS encoding EscS/YscS/HrcS family type III secretion system export apparatus protein: MGDVLEFTKEALWLVLLLSGPPVAAAALIGLVVAFLQAATQLQEQTFPYALKFLTVVIMLFVTGSLIGGTLYVFADRIFLDFPGLVRR; this comes from the coding sequence ATGGGCGACGTCCTGGAGTTCACCAAGGAAGCGCTGTGGCTGGTGCTGCTGCTGTCCGGGCCGCCGGTCGCGGCTGCGGCGCTGATCGGCCTGGTGGTCGCATTCCTGCAGGCGGCCACGCAGTTGCAGGAGCAGACGTTTCCCTACGCGCTGAAGTTCCTGACAGTGGTCATCATGCTGTTTGTGACCGGATCGCTGATCGGCGGCACGCTGTATGTGTTCGCCGACCGCATCTTCCTCGACTTCCCCGGCCTCGTCCGGCGCTGA